The stretch of DNA GACTTCCTGCGGCAGTCCAGGCGACGGCATCCGCTCCGTCCGCAGCCGAAGGGCGGCCTTCTGATCTCGGGGAGTCGGCCTGGCATCATTTTGAAAATGCCCGGCGATATCTGAAAGAGGAAAACTGGGCCGCATACGGTGAAGAACTAAGGAAATTAGGAGACGTCCTGAAAAGACTCAAGGAGAAGAAATAAAACAGGCATGATAGCTCATGGCTGATGGCTGATAGCTGGAAGCTTACTCTCACGCAAAGCGAAGCAGGAAGACATGATACAGGGTAACTACGCTGTATAAGACAGCAATGCCGGTAATTAACCAGTTGACGCGCAGATGCCTGCTCAGGGCACAGAGCAGGAGCAGGCCTCCGGCGGTCATAAGATATTTGAAGAGGAATGCCTGATACCCGCCCAGTGTAAAGAGATAATACATGACCGGGTTCAATTCTCTTAGTCCAAGCGTGATCATGTGTCTTACGGTAAAGAGATAATCAAGTATTGAGCAGGAGAGGATAAATAACACAGAAAAGGGAAGGCGATATCCCATGGGTATCGTCATCACGGCTGTCCGATCATGCCACAGGCAGATTAGACGAGGCGAACTGTTCCTGTTATACTTAGCGGCAACAGATTCTTTGGTCAACATTTCTCTCTCTCCCAGCTCTATTGCTTAGATTCTCTCATGGAAAGTGGC from Thermodesulfobacteriota bacterium encodes:
- a CDS encoding DUF5658 family protein; the protein is MLTKESVAAKYNRNSSPRLICLWHDRTAVMTIPMGYRLPFSVLFILSCSILDYLFTVRHMITLGLRELNPVMYYLFTLGGYQAFLFKYLMTAGGLLLLCALSRHLRVNWLITGIAVLYSVVTLYHVFLLRFA